In Platichthys flesus chromosome 21, fPlaFle2.1, whole genome shotgun sequence, the following are encoded in one genomic region:
- the cdh19 gene encoding cadherin-8 isoform X2, producing MGSAEEMHGWTVRMSAPGVLAVVTFFSMLPGGVLSDMRCTQGLEAQQFAQGSTHLHRRLKRGWIWKQLFVPEEDPTPRVIGQLKSDSDRGEFSIKYILSGEGAGDVFEIDEYSGEIRTLKKLDREEKAFYILQAQAINRRSNEPEEPQSEFIIQVQDINDNVPQFQNEPYVSSIPEMSPTGTTVAQVTATDADDPLFGNNAKLIYSILQGEPYFSVEPKTGTIVTSWPNMDREAREQYLVVVQVKDMLGLSGGYSTSTTVTVSLTDVNDNGPTFQHHLYTFAVPENAAVGTTVGRIMAEDGDVGINARMTYTLDDDLEESATFIIQTDPVTQEGVVLLAQPLDYETKRRFVMAAEAFNDHVDPRFLDLDGFMDRTTLKIIVQDVDEPPVFLSPVYEWKVPENAAVGTVLGGVSARDTDTVGNAIRYSVDKRSDGTKAFKIDPNNGTITVARALDRETSDWHNVTVVAKETSQNHLSSSVVVFIKVLDINDNVPRLARDYQPYICEGTQAGELIQLLGAVDPDEPVEGHHFYFSMVPEKHINPNFTIRDNQDNTAGIVARRSTFTRRDRTQYLLPVVVTDSGSPALSSTSTLTISVCSCQPAGHCPTGGVEALALSMGLSLQTLLGLLVCLVTLTADLLS from the exons ATGGGAAGTGCCGAGGAAATGCACGGCTGGACAGTGAGAATGAGCGCGCCAGGCGTTTTGGCTGTGGTGACGTTCTTTTCCATGCTTCCTGGCGGGGTGCTGAGCGACATGAGATGCACTCAGGGTCTGGAAGCCCAACAATTTGCCCAGGGCTCCACTCATCTGCACCGCCGCCTGAAGAGAGGCTGGATctggaaacagctgtttgtccCGGAGGAGGATCCCACTCCTCGTGTTATTGGCCAG CTCAAATCTGATTCCGACCGAGGCGAGTTTTCTATCAAGTACATTCTATCAGGGGAAGGCGCCGGAGATGTGTTTGAGATAGATGAGTATTCAGGTGAGATCCGGACCCTGAAGAAGCTCGATCGTGAGGAGAAGGCTTTTTACATCCTTCAGGCCCAGGCTATCAACAGGAGGTCCAACGAGCCCGAGGAGCCCCAGTCGGAGTTTATCATCCAGGTGCAAGACATCAATGACAACGTCCCCCAGTTCCAGAATGAACCATATGTGTCCAGCATCCCCGAGATGTCTCCAACTG GGACCACGGTGGCCCAGGTGACAGCCACAGATGCCGATGATCCCCTGTTCGGAAACAACGCCAAGCTCATCTACTCCATCCTGCAGGGGGAGCCCTACTTCTCCGTGGAGCCGAAGACGG ggaCCATTGTAACGTCCTGGCCGAACATGGACCGTGAAGCCAGGGAGCAGTACCTGGTGGTGGTGCAGGTGAAGGACATGCTGGGCCTGAGCGGCGGCtactccacctccaccacagtTACCGTCAGCCTGACTGATGTCAACGACAATGGACCCACGTTCCAGCACC ACCTCTACACCTTCGCCGTCCCTGAGAACGCGGCCGTGGGAACCACAGTGGGCAGGATCATGGCGGAAGATGGAGATGTTGGCATCAACGCCAGGATGACCTACACCCTGGATGATGACCTGGAGGAGAGCGCCACCTTCATCATCCAAACAGACCCAGTGACGCAGGAGGGGGTGGTTCTGCTCGCCCAG CCTTTGGACTACGAAACAAAGAGGCGCTTCGTGATGGCGGCTGAGGCCTTCAACGACCACGTGGACCCTCGCTTTCTGGATCTGGACGGGTTCATGGACAGGACGACGTTGAAGATCATCGTGCAGGACGTGGACGAGCCGCCCGTCTTCCTCTCGCCGGTCTACGAGTGGAAGGTTCCCGAGAACGCCGCCGTGGGAACCGTGCTCGGCGGGGTCAGTGCCAGGGACACTGACACGGTCGGCAACGCCATCAG ataTTCAGTCGACAAAAGGAGCGACGGCACAAAAGCTTTCAAAATAGACCCAAACAATGGAACCATTACTGTCGCTCGAGCCTTGGACCGGGAGACGAGCGACTGGCACAATGTGACGGTCGTAGCCAAGGAAACAT CCCAGAACCATTTATCCTCCTCGGTGGTGGTGTTCATCAAAGTGCTGGACATAAACGACAACGTGCCAAGGCTTGCAAGAGATTACCAGCCATATATCTGTGAGGGGACACAGGCAGGAGAA CTCATTCAGCTGCTCGGCGCTGTGGATCCGGACGAGCCGGTGGAGGGACACCACTTCTACTTCTCCATGGTCCCCGAGAAGCACATCAATCCCAACTTCACCATCCGAGATAATCAAG ACAACACAGCCGGCATCGTGGCGCGCAGGAGCACGTTCACCCGTAGGGATCGAACCCAGTACCTCCTGCCCGTGGTGGTGACGGACAGCGGCTCCCCAGCtctctccagcaccagcacgtTGACCATCAGCGTGTGCAGCTGCCAGCCTGCAGGACACTGTCCCACGGGGGGGGTGGAGGCGCTCGCTCTGTCCATGGGGCTCAGCCTGCAGACACTGCTGGGGCTCCTGGTCTGTCTGGTCACGCTCACAG